A single window of Amphiura filiformis chromosome 17, Afil_fr2py, whole genome shotgun sequence DNA harbors:
- the LOC140138205 gene encoding organic cation transporter protein-like, with product MVFEDILEKIGVFGRYQQRLYLAICLRTFCSGMITLMHVFLAGEMAHWCQIPELEIVNCTKWSLDKNQCIEAKQSVAIPPAGSDSSYEYENCKRYNLTGIEPSDWFPGLETSNVTNDTLQCDAGWVYDTSQFKTSIVTDFDLVCDKKSLPDLAQSMYFVGILFSSTFVGAFSDKFGRYKVFLFLITTGAFIICMTGLSNSYVMFIIVRALTGVTFFSAGVVGITLKIVSPAWRTFVGNILNFFWCGGYMLAAGLGYFIRQWRILSFVMSAFPVLVCLFIPLLSESPRWLISKGHMAEAHKVILKIAEVNKKNLPDEFFNNLELHDQDKPQAKSDKQPNVFDLFRYPYLRLKTITLLFIWFITTLVYYGLSLSAGDLGVDFYVSFFVSGAVEVPAYIYVMFALDWFGRKLNLCGSLVLGGTACLIILLIKAGVWKTVVAMVGKFAITITFAIVYIFTTEQFPTVVRNVGLGMCSALGRVGSISAPLIFIVSDFWKPLPFVVFGALSIAGGLASLLLPETKGKNLPETIEEGEQFGK from the exons ATGGTATTCGAAGATATTCTCGAGAAAATAGGTGTATTTGGTCGCTACCAGCAACGCCTTTACCTAGCAATATGCTTGCGGACATTTTGCTCTGGAATGATCACTTTAATGCATGTATTCCTGGCCGGAGAAATGGCTCACTGGTGTCAAATACCAGAACTAGAGATTGTAAATTGCACTAAGTGGTCATTGGATAAAAACCAATGTATTGAAGCAAAGCAGTCTGTTGCCATACCACCAGCTGGGTCGGACAGTTCTTACGAATATGAAAATTGTAAGCGGTATAACCTGACGGGAATCGAACCATCGGATTGGTTTCCTGGATTGGAGACTTCTAACGTCACTAATGATACGTTGCAGTGTGATGCCGGATGGGTTTATGATACTAGTCAGTTCAAGACGTCTATTGTCACTGAT TTTGATCTAGTGTGTGATAAGAAATCCCTACCTGATTTAGCCCAGTCGATGTATTTTGTTGGAATCCTCTTTTCATCTACATTTGTTGGTGCATTTTCAGACAA ATTTGGAAGATATAAGGTATTTCTTTTTCTCATAACAACTGGAGCCTTTATCATCTGTATGACCGGGTTATCAAATAGTTATGTCATGTTCATTATTGTCCGTGCACTGACGGGTGTCACCTTCTTCAGTGCAGGTGTTGTTGGGATCACACTAA AGATTGTTAGCCCAGCTTGGCGAACATTTGTTGGGAATATCCTCAACTTCTTTTGGTGTGGAGGCTATATGCTTGCTGCCGGTCTAGGCTATTTCATACGACAATGGCGAATACTCAGCTTTGTTATGTCGGCATTTCCTGTCCTCGTGTGTCTGTTTATTCC CTTGCTGTCGGAATCGCCACGCTGGTTGATCTCAAAAGGTCATATGGCTGAAGCACACAAAGTTATTCTCAAGATTGCCGAAGTCAATAAGAAAAATCTGCCTGACGAATTCTTCAACAATTTAGAACTGCATGACCAAGAC AAGCCGCAAGCAAAATCGGACAAACAACCGAACGTTTTTGATTTATTTCGTTACCCGTATCTTAGACTCAAAACAATCACTTTATTATTTATCTG GTTCATAACAACCTTGGTATACTACGGGCTGTCACTAAGTGCTGGTGACCTAGGAGTAGATTTTTACGTGTCGTTTTTCGTGTCCGGCGCGGTTGAAGTTCCTGCATATATCTACGTTATGTTTGCATTAGATTGGTTTGGCAGAAAACTCAACTTGTGCGGATCCTTAGTTCTTGGCGGCACAGCTtgccttattatacttttgatta aggCTGGTGTGTGGAAAACCGTCGTTGCAATGGTAGGCAAGTTTGCCATCACAATCACGTTTGCCATCGTGTACATTTTTACAACAGAGCAGTTCCCTACTGTAGTAAG aaatgtTGGATTAGGTATGTGTTCAGCTTTAGGTCGAGTTGGCAGTATCTCGGCACCGCTTATATTCATTGTGAGTGATTTCTGGAAGCCATTACCATTTGTTGTGTTTGGCGCCTTGTCAATAGCTGGTGGCCTAGCGTCTTTACTGTTGCCAGAAACAAAAGGAAAGAATTTGCCTGAGACGATTGAGGAAGGGGAACAATTCGGGAAGTAA